The genomic region GAAATTCTCCCCCTATTACCTCAAACCACTACCCTTATCTTCTGCTCTTTCTCTCTTGATAAAAGATTAAAAGTAGTCAAATCTCTTTTGAGATTAGCGGCTCATGAAGAATATCTTTTGATTCCCCCCTGGCCCACCGAAGAAATTAGCCAATTGATAACGAAAAGAGCCTCTCACTATCATCTTAATTTGTCTCCCCTTATCATCAACTATCTTGTCCTGGCCATTGGTAATGATACAGCTAGAATTGATAGTGAACTCCAAAAATTAACCCTGCTCCCTAATCTTACCCTTGTACAAGTAAAGGGTTTAGTTTCATCCCACACTGAAACGGGGATCAAATTAGCCGCAGCACTTAGAAAAGGAAATGCTTACTCTACGGCTCGTTTGCTAAATCAACTATTAGATAAAGGGGAACATCCTTTGATAATTGTTGCCAGTCTGCTCACTCAGTTTAGAACTTGGCTATGGGTTAAATCTGCTCTAATTAAAGGACTTGAAAACGACACCCAAATCGCTTCTGTCTGTAAAATTGGTAATCTTAAACGGATGTATTTTCTCCGACAAGAAGTCAAATCGCTTAATTTGCGCTCATTATTTTTTGCCTTAGAAAATTTAATGGCTCTCGAAGTTGCTCTTAAAAAAGGTTATTCCACCCAAATGATTTTACCGACACTTTTAAAAATTACCCAAAGCTTTTTCATTTAAGGAAAACGATCCTCGCTTTAAAAATATTGAATTCAAGGCTTAAATCGTCCCGCCATCCTATTTAATAGATATCTTGCACCTTAAAAGGACTTCCCTTTAGGGAATTTGTCCCTGATTAATCCAATCTATCATTAAATAAGGATGAACAATATGAAAACGATGATTTGGGGCAATATGAATAGCGTGACGTTGAGGAATTATTAGCTGTGTATCATTAGACATAAAATCTTTAAAATTTGCTGTTACTAAAATCTCAGCCCGTCCGGCTAATGCTGTCTCCAAAACGTGCGCGTCTTCTATGTCTTGAATTGGGATTATCCCCGTACCCCCTAAAGTTAGTGACACTCCTAATTGTGCATATCCTTCGATTGCATTTATGTACATTGCCGTTGCTAAAGATGATACACCTAAATCCTTTTCTAATACCTTTCTTAAACGATTGAGCATTCCCCAAGATATGATTAACTGTACTTCTCCTAAACAACTTTTGCCTTCTCTTACTATCTCCACAATACGTTGACTTGATGTATCAGACCTTCCTTTTTTTTCTGATAACAAAGCAGCACACCAAATATTTAGATCTAGGCACAAGCGCAACTTTTTACTCATTACAGGTTAAATTCACTGCTGCTTGTAAAATCTCATCTTCACTTTCTAAATTTCCTAATTCCTCTACCTTCATCTGTTCTACCACTTGTTGAGTCGCTAATTTATATTGAACATTCAATAACGTTCTTGTTATTTCTTTGATTAAAGACTCCCAATCCTGTTCATTTCCCAGAGTTTTTACTTGCCATAAAGCTTCTCTTGCCTCTTTTGGCAAAGAAACAAACAATTTTAAAGCCATTCCTCCTATTTGCGCTTGGGTTCTCTGTTCGACTTTGGCTATTATTCCTAAACGCGATGCGGTTTCAGCGTCCGTATAAGCTGAGATGGTTTTTCCTGCCATGTTATTTCTCCAACTTCTATAGATATTATAACTTCTATAGAATCAAAAAAGATAACCTCGCGCTAAAAAAAACGAGTGAGCGCGCTACCCTAGAAGTAATATTCCCCTTCAGTAGCCATTATTAATATTTAAAAAACAAAATTAGCATTTATACTTTTCTAAAATTTAATAGAATTAGTTTAACTCTTTTTCGCTGCTTTTATTGATAATAAAATTGATTTTATTACAAAATCGTTAGTTATTTTTTTTATTTCTTAATTTACATATTATAATTAAACTAATATAGATTGCCCTCATTTAACACCCCGTTAAAAATTAATGATGATTAACATTGTTGCCATCGAAGACGACATGATGTTTTTAATCGGATTAGAACAAACCTTAAAAAAAGAGCCATTTAATCTGATTGGCAAAACCGACAATGTAACCGAAGGAATGCAATTGCTCCGAAAAACGAATCCCGACCTAGTAATTATAGATATGTCCCTAAAACAGGGAGAGAGTGGAGTAACAGCGCTCTCTTCTATTAGCCGCTCACTCCCCCATCTTAAATCCTTAGTGCTAACCGCATCTTCTCAATTTGAACTAGCCCTAAAATGTTTATCAGTTGGGGCTGACGGATACTTAATTAAAGGTCAACAGCCCGAAAATATTCGAGCAGTGATCAAAACTGTCTATGAAGGAGGAATTTATCTAGACCCCTCTTTTAAAACCGATTTTAATCACTATTTTACCTTTCCCAATTCCCACCTAATTCACTCAGCTACCTCTTCTGAATCAAAAGAAATTCTGCAAAAATTTAGTGCAGCAGAACTTGAAGTCTTTCAACTTATTGGCAACGGCTACACTAATAAACAAATAGCGACTATTACCCATAAACCCATAGATACAATTAAATCCATCATTGTTAGAATTTTTCATAAACTCAACCTCAAAAATCGAACTTTAGTTGCTCTCAAAGCCTACGAATTAGGGCTAATCGCTTAAAGGTAAAATAAACCAGAAAACCGCGCCTCTATCGGTTTCTCCTTCAGGGCAAACGCATCTAATTAACGAAATTATTGCCAGAAGCCGCTTTTAACTTTTCTCTTATGCTTGAAGACCCAAATTTAAACTCTTAGTTTTTGATTTGATTCAAATTACTTATTTAATAAGTGCTGGATAAATTAAAATAATAAACAATTATTGACATCATTTTTTGAATTGATGTTAAATTAAAAAGATTATTTTTTTTCAATTAACGACTAGACCGAT from Gloeothece citriformis PCC 7424 harbors:
- the holA gene encoding DNA polymerase III subunit delta, which codes for MPILLLTGDDLYTIEQVIKSRVNQLPLSTRSLNYHRFSGTCSPSQQDYFADSLMAARSLPLGSDSKIIVIDCDFKQLNISLEWLEILPLLPQTTTLIFCSFSLDKRLKVVKSLLRLAAHEEYLLIPPWPTEEISQLITKRASHYHLNLSPLIINYLVLAIGNDTARIDSELQKLTLLPNLTLVQVKGLVSSHTETGIKLAAALRKGNAYSTARLLNQLLDKGEHPLIIVASLLTQFRTWLWVKSALIKGLENDTQIASVCKIGNLKRMYFLRQEVKSLNLRSLFFALENLMALEVALKKGYSTQMILPTLLKITQSFFI
- a CDS encoding PIN domain-containing protein, whose amino-acid sequence is MSKKLRLCLDLNIWCAALLSEKKGRSDTSSQRIVEIVREGKSCLGEVQLIISWGMLNRLRKVLEKDLGVSSLATAMYINAIEGYAQLGVSLTLGGTGIIPIQDIEDAHVLETALAGRAEILVTANFKDFMSNDTQLIIPQRHAIHIAPNHRFHIVHPYLMIDWINQGQIP
- a CDS encoding response regulator; translated protein: MMINIVAIEDDMMFLIGLEQTLKKEPFNLIGKTDNVTEGMQLLRKTNPDLVIIDMSLKQGESGVTALSSISRSLPHLKSLVLTASSQFELALKCLSVGADGYLIKGQQPENIRAVIKTVYEGGIYLDPSFKTDFNHYFTFPNSHLIHSATSSESKEILQKFSAAELEVFQLIGNGYTNKQIATITHKPIDTIKSIIVRIFHKLNLKNRTLVALKAYELGLIA